The Candidatus Nanopelagicus abundans genome includes a region encoding these proteins:
- a CDS encoding tyrosine-type recombinase/integrase has product MLVNEWVDTVWNVVNVRPKTLHDYKRLYKRHLMPVIGSMSLDEVDVVVLQRKLISLPPQTARHCLMLVKTIYREAKLYKVCSNNPADGLRTAPIQISEKKFLVWEDVDARDWGRYNHQVRFLALHGLRWSEAAAITQADIRDDFVFVSRTVNGPCKSKTSVRKVPYLGWFKPLPMTYKPMQKCANKHGVTVHSFRRTYAYLLKTQGIHVTTAQKLLGHSDPMMTLRVYTSVLDSEINDTGEKLKNYLLLNV; this is encoded by the coding sequence ATGTTAGTTAATGAGTGGGTAGATACTGTTTGGAATGTTGTAAATGTTAGACCTAAAACACTCCACGATTACAAGCGGTTATATAAACGTCATCTAATGCCTGTGATTGGCTCCATGAGCCTAGATGAGGTTGATGTTGTAGTACTTCAAAGGAAGTTAATCTCACTGCCACCACAAACTGCAAGGCATTGTTTGATGTTGGTTAAGACCATCTATCGCGAGGCTAAGTTATACAAGGTGTGTAGTAACAACCCAGCAGATGGTTTAAGGACCGCTCCTATTCAAATATCTGAGAAGAAGTTTCTAGTCTGGGAGGATGTTGATGCTAGGGATTGGGGTAGATATAACCACCAGGTTAGATTCCTAGCCTTACACGGACTCAGGTGGTCTGAGGCTGCAGCAATTACCCAAGCAGATATCAGGGATGATTTTGTATTTGTATCTAGAACTGTAAATGGTCCGTGTAAATCAAAGACTAGTGTTAGAAAAGTCCCCTATCTTGGCTGGTTTAAGCCACTTCCTATGACATATAAGCCAATGCAAAAGTGCGCCAACAAGCACGGGGTAACTGTTCATAGTTTTAGGAGAACCTATGCCTATCTACTTAAGACCCAAGGTATCCACGTTACTACAGCTCAGAAATTGCTAGGTCACTCTGACCCAATGATGACCTTACGTGTATATACATCTGTGTTGGATAGTGAAATTAATGATACTGGTGAAAAACTTAAGAATTACTTACTCCTAAATGTTTAA